In the genome of Fulvivirga maritima, one region contains:
- a CDS encoding BlaI/MecI/CopY family transcriptional regulator codes for MKELTKAEEQVMQILWQLKKAFVKDIIEKMPAPKPAYNTVSTIIRILEQKGFVHHKAYGKTYEYYPIIEKSNYSKFYFNNFLSGYFNGSFEKLVSFFAKENDLDINDMDELMKHVKHDLKQEKDE; via the coding sequence ATGAAAGAACTAACAAAAGCAGAAGAACAGGTGATGCAGATTTTATGGCAGCTAAAAAAAGCATTTGTAAAGGACATTATAGAAAAAATGCCAGCCCCAAAACCTGCCTATAATACTGTATCTACCATAATCAGAATATTAGAACAAAAAGGTTTTGTACATCATAAAGCCTACGGTAAAACCTACGAATACTACCCTATTATTGAAAAAAGCAACTACAGTAAATTTTACTTTAATAACTTTCTTTCAGGGTATTTTAATGGTTCATTTGAAAAGTTGGTATCCTTTTTTGCTAAAGAAAATGATCTTGATATCAATGACATGGATGAGCTTATGAAGCACGTAAAACATGACCTAAAACAAGAAAAAGATGAATAG
- a CDS encoding DUF4159 domain-containing protein has translation MKKIITFALLVILSGTLHGQNQIKIAKLKYNGGGDWYGNKTALPNLIDFCNKNLNTNLYAEDEFVEVGSPDIFLYPYLYMTGHGNVVFTDNEAQNLRKYLEAGGFLHVDDNYGLDQFIRLEMKKVFPELEFVELPFDHPIYHQKYDFQNGLPKVHEHDGKPAQGFGLIYKGRLVCFYSYESDLGNGWEDQSIYNDPEEKRQEALKMGANIISYCFTQYQ, from the coding sequence ATGAAAAAGATCATCACATTTGCGTTACTCGTTATTTTATCAGGAACACTACACGGACAGAATCAGATAAAAATAGCCAAACTAAAATATAATGGAGGAGGCGACTGGTATGGTAACAAAACCGCTTTACCTAACCTGATTGATTTTTGCAACAAGAACCTCAACACCAATTTATACGCGGAAGATGAATTTGTAGAAGTAGGTAGTCCTGATATTTTCCTCTACCCTTACCTATATATGACTGGGCATGGAAATGTGGTTTTCACCGATAACGAAGCACAAAACCTAAGAAAGTATCTGGAAGCAGGTGGCTTTTTACACGTTGATGATAACTACGGCCTCGATCAATTTATAAGGTTAGAAATGAAGAAGGTGTTTCCTGAACTGGAATTTGTAGAACTGCCCTTCGACCACCCTATTTATCATCAAAAATATGATTTCCAAAATGGTCTACCTAAAGTGCATGAGCATGATGGTAAACCCGCTCAGGGTTTTGGCCTAATTTATAAAGGCCGCTTAGTATGCTTCTATAGCTATGAAAGTGACTTGGGCAACGGCTGGGAAGACCAATCCATTTATAACGATCCTGAAGAAAAAAGGCAGGAAGCACTGAAAATGGGTGCTAACATCATCTCCTACTGCTTCACCCAATACCAATGA
- a CDS encoding MarR family winged helix-turn-helix transcriptional regulator yields MDSTSVIINIRKLVRHVNLESKRIQKNYGISMPQLLTLKYLQRQEGCKATHGQISKYLNLNNSTVTGIVNRLTLKGLLSKEQDVKDKRIVYALLTEQGKMTLSGTPQLMHDELTAKLSNLTPKKLQQIEQAFQLVIEVIGIQDIEPNPLYGTDDVEPITDK; encoded by the coding sequence TTGGATTCTACCAGTGTCATAATAAATATAAGGAAACTAGTTCGCCATGTTAATCTGGAATCGAAAAGGATACAGAAAAATTATGGTATAAGTATGCCTCAGTTGCTCACTCTAAAGTATTTACAGCGGCAGGAGGGATGTAAGGCTACCCATGGGCAGATATCAAAGTATCTTAATTTAAACAATAGCACTGTCACAGGTATAGTCAACCGGCTTACCCTGAAAGGACTTTTAAGTAAAGAGCAGGATGTTAAAGATAAGAGAATAGTATATGCACTGCTTACCGAGCAAGGTAAAATGACACTAAGTGGTACTCCGCAGCTTATGCATGATGAGTTAACGGCTAAACTTTCTAATCTTACTCCCAAGAAGTTGCAACAGATAGAACAGGCCTTTCAATTGGTTATTGAAGTGATAGGAATTCAGGATATTGAGCCAAATCCGTTGTATGGAACCGATGATGTAGAGCCCATAACAGATAAATAG